Sequence from the Calidithermus timidus DSM 17022 genome:
GACACGGCGCAGACGGGTGCTCTCCTGGGAAATGGCCCGCGCCTCGGCAGGGTTGTTCCAGAGGCCGGGGTCGCCCAGCTTGAGCTCGAGCTCTTTCAGACGACTTTCTTTGCCGGCGATGTCAAAGATACCCCCTGAGGGCATCGAGCCGGTGCTGCAAGGTGAGTAGATCCATAACCCACTGAGTATAGCCGCCGGGGGCCGAAGGCTCAACGCCAATCAACTGCCGATGAGCTCCGCAAAAGCCATTGTTGTCTTATCCCTGAAGCTGCCCTTAGACTTCTGGCTGTGGAACAGACGCTCTTTCGTGGGCGGCGTGAGCGCAAGCTGGGAGAAGACATCGCGGTGCGGCTCGAGGGCGTGCGCAAGCGCTATGGCGACACCGAAGCCGTAGCCGGGGTGAGCCTGGAGGTGCGCGACGGGGAATTCTTCAGCTTGCTGGGGCCTTCGGGTTGTGGCAAAACCACGCTGCTACGCATGATCGCGGGCTTCGACGAGCCCGACGAGGGGCGCATCCTGATCGCGGGTCAGGACATGCGAGGGGTTCCACCCTACCGCCGCCCGGTCAACACCGTATTCCAGAACTATGCGCTCTTTCCCCACATGAGCGTCGAGCAGAACATCGCCTTCGGGCTGCGCATGAAGCGCATGCCCAAGGCGGAGATCGATCGGCGGGTGGCCTGGGCGCTCGAGCTCGTCAACATGCAGGGCCTGGGGAAGCGCCGCCCCAACCAACTCTCCGGCGGGCAGAAGCAGCGGGTAGCCCTGGCCAGGGCGCTGGTCAACGAACCCGAGGTGTTGCTTTTGGACGAACCGCTCTCGGCCCTCGACCTCAAGTTGCGGCAGGAACTGCGTGTGGAGCTGATGAACCTTCAGGAGCGGCTGGGCATCACCTTCATCTTCGTCACCCACGACCAGGAGGAGGCGTTGGTGATGTCCGACCGCATCGCGGTGATGAATCGGGGAAAGGTGGAGCAGGTGGGGGCCGCCGAGGACGTCTACGAGTTGCCCCGTACCCCCTTCGTGGCCCGCTTCCTGGGCGACTCCAACCTCATTCCCGCCACGGCGCTCGAGCCGCGCAAGGTCAGGACCTCGCTGGGGGAGTTCATCCTCGACGAGGAGGACACCCTCACGCCGGGACAGGAGGTGCTGCTGTCGATCCGGCCCGAGAAGATCCGGCTCTTTCGCGAAAAGCCCAACCTACCCAACGTCTTCCAAGCCCGCGTGGACGACATCATCTACACCGGGGCCGAGAACCACTACCTGCTGGAGGCGAGCGGGGTGCGGCTGACGGTGAGCACCCTCAATCAGGACATCCTCGAGCCCGGCCACGACGAGTTTAGCTACGACGAGGTGGTGTGGGTGGCCATGACCCCGGAGAAGCTGGTGGTGGTCAGCGAAACCGGCGGCAACGGGGGCGATGGAGCATGAACGAGGCCGCAACCCCCTGGCAGAGAGCGCGGCGGCTGCTGGTGACGGTGGGACCTGGAGCCTTCTGGCTGATCGTTTTCGTGCTGCTTCCCTCGGTGCTGGTCTTTGTGGCCTCGCTCCTGAGCCGCAGCAGCACCGGCAGCCTGGCTCCGCCCTGGGGGCTGCACAACTACGTGCGCTTCTTCAGCGAGCCGCTGTTTTGGGAGATCGTGGGGCGCAGCCTGTGGGTCGGCTGGTGGGCGACGGTGTTTACGGTACTGCTGGGCTATCCGCTGGCCTTCTACATCGCCGCTCACCGCTACAAGCAGGTATTGCTGCTGCTGGTGGTGATCCCCTTCTTCACCAATTTCCTCATTCGGGTCTATGCCTGGATCATCCTGCTGCAGCGCGAGGGCCTCGTCAACGCGTTGATCACGGCCTTTGGCCTGCCGCCCGCCGACCTCTTCCCCTCGACCTTGGCGGTCTACCTGGCTACGGTCTACACCTATCTGCCCTTTTTGGTGTTGCCGCTGTATGCTGCCGTCGAACGCATCGACTGGAACCTGCTCGAGGCCGCCTACGACCTGGGTGCCACACCCGTGCGGGGCTTCTGGGAGGCCATCTTTCCCCAAACCGTGCCGGGGCTATTCGCGGGCTTTCTGCTGACCTTCATCCCCGCAGTGGGCACCTTCGTAATCGCCGACTTGCTGGGCGGGGGCAAGATCACCCTGATCGGCAACCTCATCCAGCAGCAGTTCGGCTCAGCCCAGAACTGGGCCTTCGGCGCGGCAATCAGCACGATCTTGATGCTCATGGTGCTGCTGGGCCTGTGGCTTTATGCCCGCAGTCAGGGCGAGAGGGGGTTAGACGAGCTGGTATGAGAACGCTAAACACCCAGTGCCCTGAGGGGATGCTCGTCCAGCAACGTTTGGTGCGCAGGAGATGCCCATGAAACGCCTCCTTGCCACTTACTCCTGGCTGGTCTTCGCCTTTTTGTACCTACCCATCGCGGTGATCGTGGTGCTCTCCTTCAACGACAGCCGTTTCGGAGTGAGCTGGACGGGCTTCACCTTCAAGTGGTACGAGGCGCTGTTGGAGAACCGCCGCATCGGGGAGTACCTGGGCAACACGCTGGTGGTGGCCTTCAGCTCGACGCTGGTATCCACGGTCCTGGGCACCTTGTTGGCCATTGGGATCGTGCGCTATGAGTTCAGGCTGCGCAGCTTCCTGCGCTACTTGCTCTACGTGCCGGTGGTGGTGCCCGACGTGGTGATGGGCATCTCGCTGCTGCTGCTCTTCGACACCGTGCGTGACAGCATCGGCTGGCCCAGGCTCTCGCTCTTCACGATCATCCTGGCCCACATCAGCTTCCAGATCGCCTACGTGACGCTGGTGGTGCGGGCGCGGCTGATGATGCTGGATCCGGCGCTCGAGGAGGCCGCGCGCGACCTGGGGGCCGACAACTGGCGCACCTTCTGGGAGGTAACCCTGCCCCTGACCTGGCCGGGAGTGGTGGCCGGGGCGCTTCTGGCGTTCAGCCTCTCCCTCGACGACTTCGTGGTGACCTTCTTCACCTCGGGCGCGGGCTCGACCACTTTACCGCTGTACATCTATGGCAAGGTCAAAACCGGCATCACTCCCGAGGTTCACGCCCTTTCCACCTTGATGGTGGGCGCAACCATTTTGACTCTGGTGCTCGGGGTCTTATTCTGGCGTAGGCGGTGAGCGGTCGATCTGGTAGCCTGAAAACCCATTGGTAGGAGGTGATGCGTGAGAAGATGGCTTGCACTGCTCGTACTCATCCCCCTGCTCGTGGCCTGCCCAAAGCAGGGGGCTAGCGAGCTGCGGATCTACAACTGGTCGGACTACATGCCCGAAGACGTGATCAGGGGCTTTGAGCAGCGTGAGAAGGTCAAGATCGTGCTCGACACCTACGACGATCCTGAAGCCATGGTCTCCAAGCTCGAGGCCGGCGGCGACAGTGAGTACGACCTGATCATCGTCTCCGACTACCTCATCGGCCAGTTGGCCCGCAAGGGGACCATCCTCGAGCTCGACAAGTCCAAGATCCCCAACTTCGCCAACCTGGGCCCCGAGTTCGCCGACCCCGCCTACGACCCCCAGAGCAAGCACTCGGTGGTCTACCAGTGGGGCACCACCGGCCTGGCCTACCGCGAGGACCTGGTCAAGGGCCCGGTGGATAGCTGGGCGGTGCTCTTCGACCCGGCCAGGAGCGTGGGCCCTTTCCTGCTTCTCACCGAGATGCGCGAGCAGATGGGGGCCGCCCTGCGCTACTTGGGCGAGTCGGTCAACAGCACCGATCCCGCAGCGCTGGAAAAGGTCAAGAAGCTGCTCATCGACGCCAAGCAGCGCAGCCGGGGCTTTGCCGGGGGCACCGACGCGGTGCAGCAGTTACTCGGCGGCAACGCAGCGGTGGTGGTGGCCTACTCGGGCGACGTGTTCAGGGCCATGGAGGAGAACCCCAAAGTCAGGTACGTTATCCCCAAAGAAGGCGGCACCCGCTGGACGGATAGCCTGGCCATCCTGAGCAAGAGCCCGCGCACCGAGCTGGCCTACAAGTTCATCAACTACCTGCTCGAGCCCGAAGTGGCAGCCAAGGTCTCCAACGGCATCGGCTATGGCACCCCCGTACCCGCCGCGCTGCCCATGATCGAGGCCAAGGACAACCCGGTGATCTATCCCCCTGCTGAAATCCAGGCCAAGCTCGAGTTCCTGGCCGACCTCGGGGAGGGGCTAGACGCCTTCAACGCGGTGTGGGCTGAGGTAAAAGCCCGCTAACCGCAAAACCCAGGTCGTCTTTGGGTCCTGAGGCATCGTCATGTTTTCACTTGGCATTCCCCATCACATCCATCCCATTTTCTTCAGTTCCATACTGGGAACAAGATGAAACCGTTCCGCAATCTGCTCGCAGCGCTCACCTTGCTGGCGAGCGGCGCTCTGGCCCAGTCGGGCGCCGCACTGTACCAGCAAAACTGCGCCTTCTGT
This genomic interval carries:
- a CDS encoding ABC transporter permease, which produces MNEAATPWQRARRLLVTVGPGAFWLIVFVLLPSVLVFVASLLSRSSTGSLAPPWGLHNYVRFFSEPLFWEIVGRSLWVGWWATVFTVLLGYPLAFYIAAHRYKQVLLLLVVIPFFTNFLIRVYAWIILLQREGLVNALITAFGLPPADLFPSTLAVYLATVYTYLPFLVLPLYAAVERIDWNLLEAAYDLGATPVRGFWEAIFPQTVPGLFAGFLLTFIPAVGTFVIADLLGGGKITLIGNLIQQQFGSAQNWAFGAAISTILMLMVLLGLWLYARSQGERGLDELV
- a CDS encoding polyamine ABC transporter substrate-binding protein, with the protein product MRRWLALLVLIPLLVACPKQGASELRIYNWSDYMPEDVIRGFEQREKVKIVLDTYDDPEAMVSKLEAGGDSEYDLIIVSDYLIGQLARKGTILELDKSKIPNFANLGPEFADPAYDPQSKHSVVYQWGTTGLAYREDLVKGPVDSWAVLFDPARSVGPFLLLTEMREQMGAALRYLGESVNSTDPAALEKVKKLLIDAKQRSRGFAGGTDAVQQLLGGNAAVVVAYSGDVFRAMEENPKVRYVIPKEGGTRWTDSLAILSKSPRTELAYKFINYLLEPEVAAKVSNGIGYGTPVPAALPMIEAKDNPVIYPPAEIQAKLEFLADLGEGLDAFNAVWAEVKAR
- a CDS encoding ABC transporter permease: MKRLLATYSWLVFAFLYLPIAVIVVLSFNDSRFGVSWTGFTFKWYEALLENRRIGEYLGNTLVVAFSSTLVSTVLGTLLAIGIVRYEFRLRSFLRYLLYVPVVVPDVVMGISLLLLFDTVRDSIGWPRLSLFTIILAHISFQIAYVTLVVRARLMMLDPALEEAARDLGADNWRTFWEVTLPLTWPGVVAGALLAFSLSLDDFVVTFFTSGAGSTTLPLYIYGKVKTGITPEVHALSTLMVGATILTLVLGVLFWRRR
- a CDS encoding ABC transporter ATP-binding protein — translated: MEQTLFRGRRERKLGEDIAVRLEGVRKRYGDTEAVAGVSLEVRDGEFFSLLGPSGCGKTTLLRMIAGFDEPDEGRILIAGQDMRGVPPYRRPVNTVFQNYALFPHMSVEQNIAFGLRMKRMPKAEIDRRVAWALELVNMQGLGKRRPNQLSGGQKQRVALARALVNEPEVLLLDEPLSALDLKLRQELRVELMNLQERLGITFIFVTHDQEEALVMSDRIAVMNRGKVEQVGAAEDVYELPRTPFVARFLGDSNLIPATALEPRKVRTSLGEFILDEEDTLTPGQEVLLSIRPEKIRLFREKPNLPNVFQARVDDIIYTGAENHYLLEASGVRLTVSTLNQDILEPGHDEFSYDEVVWVAMTPEKLVVVSETGGNGGDGA